From the genome of Leishmania braziliensis MHOM/BR/75/M2904 complete genome, chromosome 26, one region includes:
- a CDS encoding putative 40S ribosomal protein S16, translated as MPADKNYALKQVQTFGKKKTAIAVATVTKASQCSIKVNGVPLQQILPDTLRAKIMEAVTVVGSKCYSRLRIDVTVRGGGQVSQAYAARQSIAKGLIAFFQKYHNEVEKAALKDKFLAYDKFLLIADPRRCEPKKWGRHSARTRFTKSYR; from the coding sequence ATGCCCGCGGACAAGAACTACGCGCTGAAGCAGGTGCAGACCTTCGGCAAGAAGAAGACGGCGATCGCCGTGGCCACGGTCACCAAGGCGTCCCAGTGCAGCATCAAGGTGAacggcgtgccgctgcagcagatcCTGCCCGATACGCTGCGTGCGAAGATCATGGAGGCCGTCACTGTGGTGGGCTCCAAGTGCTACTCGCGCCTGCGCATCGATGTGACGGtgcgcggtggtggccaggTGTCACAGGCGTACGCTGCGCGCCAGTCGATCGCCAAGGGCCTCATCGCGTTCTTTCAGAAGTACCACaacgaggtggagaaggccgCGCTGAAGGACAAGTTCCTGGCGTACGACAAGTTCCTGCTGATCGCCGAtcctcgccgctgcgagcCGAAGAAGTGGGGCCGCCACTCTGCCCGCACGCGCTTTACCAAGTCGTACCGGTAA
- a CDS encoding heat shock 70 protein-like protein, protein MHRHVFCRSIALLQMSSPSMSGMPPGMAVPGVNSSAGPSSGLPNRPGKTVSYQNAIKMEAERRRKLEEDTRNRYYVVKEDTQEKRGSGRVIGIDLGTTNSCMCYIDAATGRPKIIPSPTGSWVYPTAITFDKNHQIRMFGEEARACARTSASATLCSGKRLIGRGFGELGRVHSDLSKTNILTVNEKGEVAVEIMGRTYTIVHIIAMFLRYLKGEAEKFLSEEVQQAVVSVPAYFTPQQKVATEDAALCAGFDVLEIIDEPSAACLAHTVLDKLKRAKREAQRRETVSTPASTAASAAQASSSDGKSEAAATATSSYMPEAYAYGSKRYVRSLVFDLGGGTLDCAIMEHDRYRQKFNLVATHGDPMLGGNDWDTVLSQHFAKQFESKWRVPIEEEEGNVGQGVAAFRNLTLEAEKAKIHFTHSTETYYGYNRAFHFSDKLRDIVPLEATLTHEEYVTLTRPLRVRCLQCIEKLFEHTGYTASDIDHILLVGAMTRDPPIRHLLEEYFGKRVVQEDTCPADYAVALGAGIRGGMLQGSFPELTANTRFVSGTVQSLREGGGIIRRLWRNLKLMTSTVNPNAIGTRWRGRAKGLSDEEIANYAKELVEFEATCARRLLLERAESEANFVMRRVTADSNRKQGMQEKRIMQLSEQLKFWQYMVHNFHDHEEELLRVVKELQTALDELDGLAADNVVGMTKAGTIDFSQTLAQTLRGVSGTAAEKDDDKGTSDDCTTSAAANTVEKPSGTAESKAHEGAATPNAVAGPKILRRRAPLPAAASAAQALVEAGHPALMNADIEVAESARNSFLQAQVEERAWHEPPAPPDEQGSWTEVKAAVDAGEVVGGPVPWGDLLRPMTMIEMKAALQAHYPVDDPPSAEHAAKRDLAANLQTMTITEGAVDMVQLQVDLDAAEQQAVEQVKGEERMMQERQKEMSARLFR, encoded by the coding sequence ATGCACCGCCACGTCTTTTGCCGCAGCATCGCACTGCTGCAAATGAGCAGCCCGAGCATGAGCGGGATGCCTCCAGGGATGGCAGTGCCCGGTGTCAACAGCTCGGCTGGGCCGTCGTCCGGCTTGCCGAACCGCCCGGGGAAGACGGTGAGCTACCAGAATGCAATCAAGatggaggccgagaggcgCCGCAAGCTCGAGGAGGACACGCGCAACCGCTACTACGTTGTCAAGGAGGACACGCAGGAGAAGCGAGGAAGTGGGCGGGTGATCGGCATTGACCTTGGCACCACCAACAGCTGCATGTGCTACATCGACGCAGCGACCGGGCGGCCAAAGATTATTCCGTCACCAACGGGGTCGTGGGTGTACCCAACAGCCATTACCTTCGACAAGAACCACCAGATTCGCATGTTCGGAGAGGAggcacgcgcgtgcgcgcgcacgagcGCCAGTGCGACACTTTGTAGTGGCAAGCGACTCATCGGCCGCGGCTTTGGCGAGCTTGGTCGCGTGCACTCGGACTTGTCCAAGACGAACATTTTAACCGTAAACGAGAAGGgtgaggtggcggtggagatCATGGGGCGGACGTACACCATTGTGCACATCATAGCGATGTTCCTGCGCTACCTGAAGGGCGAGGCCGAGAAGTTCttgagcgaggaggtgcagcaggctGTGGTGAGCGTGCCGGCGTATTTCACGCCGCAGCAGAAAGTTGCCACCGAAGATGCGGCGCTTTGTGCGGGCTTCGACGTGCTGGAGATCATTGACGAGCCGTCGGCTGCGTGCCTGGCGCACACGGTGCTGGACAAGCTGAAGCGcgcgaagagggaggcgcagcgacgtGAGACGGTGAGCACACCCGCATCTACCGCTGCCTCCGCAGCGCAAGCTAGCAGTAGTGATGGCAAATctgaggcagcggcgactgcAACCTCATCCTATATGCCAGAAGCGTATGCATACGGCAGCAAGCGCTACGTGCGCTCTCTCGTCTTTGACCTAGGTGGCGGCACCCTCGACTGTGCCATCATGGAGCACGACCGCTACCGGCAAAAGTTCAACCTTGTCGCCACGCATGGCGACCCCATGCTGGGAGGCAATGACTGGGACACGGTCCTCTCCCAGCACTTTGCGAAGCAGTTTGAGAGCAAGTGGCGCGTACCAatcgaagaggaggagggcaacgTCGGCCAAGGCGTCGCAGCCTTTCGAAACTTAACcctggaggcggagaaggcgaagatCCACTTCACCCACTCCACCGAGACATACTACGGCTACAACCGCGCCTTCCACTTCTCCGATAAGTTGCGCGACATTGTGCCGCTGGAGGCGACGCTCACACACGAGGAGTACGTCACACTCACCCGCCCGCTGCGCGTCCGCTGCTTGCAGTGCATCGAGAAGCTGTTCGAGCACACCGGCTACACCGCTTCGGACATCGACCACATCCTGCTGGTCGGCGCTATGACCCGTGACCCGCCCATCCGCCACCTGCTGGAGGAATACTTCGGGAAGAGGGTGGTGCAGGAGGACACGTGCCCAGCTGACTACGCCGTTGCGCTCGGCGCTGGCATCCGCGGTGGGATGCTGCAGGGTAGCTTTCCGGAGCTCACCGCCAACACCCGCTTCGTCAGTGGCACGGTGCAGTCACTACGCGAGGGTGGTGGCATCATCCGCCGACTGTGGCGCAATCTCAAGCTTATGACGAGCACTGTGAACCCCAACGCGATTGGTACGCGGTGGCGCGGTCGTGCCAAGGGGCTTTCTGACGAGGAGATTGCGAACTACGCGAAGGAGCTGGTGGAGTTCGAAGCCACATGCGCGCGCCGACTGCTGCTTGAGCGGGCCGAGAGCGAGGCAAACTTCGTCATGCGCCGAGTCACAGCCGATTCGAACCGCAAGCAGGGCATGCAGGAGAAGCGGATCATGCAGCTTAGTGAACAGCTCAAGTTCTGGCAGTACATGGTGCACAACTTCCACGaccacgaggaggagctgctgcgtgttGTGAAGGAGTTGCAGACGGCGCTGGACGAGCTGGACGGACTCGCGGCCGACAACGTGGTGGGCATGACGAAGGCGGGGACGATCGATTTCTCACAGACACTCGCGCAGACGCTACGCGGCGTGTCAGGGACGGCCGCTGAAAAGGACGATGACAAGGGGACCAGCGACGACTGCACGACAAGCGCCGCGGCGAACACGGTGGAGAAGCCGTCGGGCACCGCCGAGTCAAAGGCGCACGAGGGTGCTGCGACGCCGAATGCAGTGGCAGGCCCCAAGattctgcgccgccgcgctcccttgccggcagccgccagcgcagccCAGGCGCTTGTGGAGGCAGGGCACCCGGCGCTGATGAACGCAGACATTGAGGTAGCCGAGTCTGCCCGCAATTCGTTCCTGCAAGCCCAGGTCGAGGAACGGGCGTGGCACGAGCCGCCTGCACCACCAGATGAGCAGGGCTCATGGACGGAGGTGAAGGCTGCTGTGGATGCGGGCGAGGTTGTGGGCGGGCCGGTGCCATGGGGGGACCTCCTGCGACCCATGACGATGATCGAAATGAAGGCGGCCTTGCAGGCGCACTACCCTGTCGACGACCCGCCGTCCGCCGAGCACGCTGCCAAGAGAGACCTGGCGGCTAACCTGCAGACCATGACCATCACGGAGGGGGCGGTGGACATGGTACAGCTGCAGGTTGACCTGGATGccgcggagcagcaggcggtagagcaggtgaagggggaggagagaatgaTGCAGGAGCGACAGAAAGAGATGTCTGCTCGCCTGTTCCGttga
- a CDS encoding putative protein kinase, producing the protein MQYASRVTPKQKQPDTSMGPDCAAGGNGGGTHRYPIHHDMHRGSSSSPRCLSPHCMELKKQHYFQPSPENQQQQHRRTLSSSNSGSPLMYVVSPATPDGSMNPCHRGYPPYRSHASTHSLLSDSASLISAMMEARTYASSPDLSVVGPTWSKRCAPSSLSLSPAVASRDLPLSQAHSPDLQYCRQRPLNSVTAADSYLSQIDLPSNEAPHMKTTSTLLGDTACGGWTSLNFNRGDTMARTPKQQSRGNCRNNLGCVMLPEEVSQPDKLTQSGMPTSSLPVHSGSAGTSRVRGDSPYQRASDEIPSRKQQSTPRRRGPANLMISVGTSSSAEVGGASPCSASTGGADGNTIAQQQHSENNSSALNSSVDKRLTTTAALVSHRHTPTSSVSWPRDAVVLSPFSRGATPSFHPHQRVVVEPPVESIPVMPSKTSPATIPTPRQAGDSTQDGVAADSASETRGSWASPPRPLAFAQHQHSEKGFIDSQSTGTPHQQPQPLHPPPPMPSSPKVLKSPAMFGVIDLSYSRVDASGSKMTKSMSTGAAAIGANTVATTLTPARTSSRAPGVINARVPVSSLPSSSSNTSVISDHHADPTSAATSSSSTTATGTAAAQQHGRSPGSDFTARYGTAIVRMGHSTGRTDSSCSASHCTPSRSRDAATATAPTTAPTTPGYSPCRDTQTPAHTGTIMSQRGTLCAPLSLPPAKSDDDADKTEQQQQRHVVESQKCITSAAPKALVAARVRKSAAAFPIASVDTVRKSERPTQALMLTPDTVLPVAVPEDGARYSSSAATTATRSSSNSRVHPSFSRSLPRSTIAMIMTARKSGSAGAAASGTGRLERVRAVKSATSVPPRNVAAHERGPSEKLTATFPGRSAFAGNVAAQSSAFASTVNIGVLAGARGAHVRQHMNVSSAATSSVFSDVPGASPAFESFSFVSGRTQMQRYIDQWRDRYEEDKSAYKEGGYLTVIPGRIVHSRYVLIQKLGWGEFSTVWLGYDTKHATMGRGLSQAFVAVKIAKCRSSVQEATRYEVSLLRYLEARLPRHAAITNIIDCFDVRGEFGMHTCMVIPLCGPNLLSIIERMKADRSRRTADDLRMIKEIVVSVLISLHELSELNVVHTDIKPENVLCSAVDSKLVSSMEKFCSYNQERSHMISLVEFKESMAQQTTDRLVCLADFGLSALLEPPSSAPFWMSMCGNVDASLLAPLMRCKKNFPVTRSGVMDNQRGTLIQTREYRAPEVLLGLDFTCATDVWSVGCMTFELITGRFLMDPKRSSGPRDMDIEHLAMMMQLLGPLPSEITDIRVRNNDYYDAVVQGTPVPKSGLRPPPEYLHRFVDRNGNFIYASRYHSYPRRNLELELEPYLSFQEARLAASFILSCLHSYDPKQRPSAKKLLGHQWLHGVGVASKGKTSSR; encoded by the coding sequence ATGCAGTACGCGAGCCGTGTCACACCGAAGCAGAAGCAACCAGACACGTCAATGGGACCTGACTGCGCTGCCGGGGgtaacggcggcggcacccaCCGCTACCCTATTCACCACGATATGCACCGTggctcttcctcgtcgccgcgctgcctctctccccactgCATGGAACTGAAGAAACAGCATTATTTTCAGCCATCTCCCGAGaatcaacagcagcagcatcgccgtACACTGTCTTCCTCTAACTCGGGCTCTCCGCTCATGTACGTTGTCTCCCCTGCCACGCCAGACGGAAGCATGAACCCATGCCACCGGGGATACCCCCCCTATCGCAGCCATGCATCGACGCACAGTCTACTCAGCGACTCTGCGTCGTTGATCAGCGCCATGATGGAGGCCAGGACGTATGCGAGCAGCCCCGATCTCTCTGTCGTCGGCCCCACGTGGTCCAAGCGAtgtgcgccgtcgtcgctttCCTTGTCGCCAGCGGTGGCCTCACGCGACTTGCCTCTGTCCCAGGCCCATTCGCCAGACCTGCAGTACTGCCGCCAGCGGCCATTGAACTCCGTCACAGCGGCCGACTCATACTTGTCCCAGATCGACCTTCCTTCCAACGAGGCCCCTCACATGAAAACGACGTCAACATTGCTGGGGGATACCGCCTGCGGTGGCTGGACGAGCCTGAACTTCAACCGTGGCGACACGATGGCCAGAACCCCGAAGCAGCAGAGTCGCGGCAACTGCCGTAATAACCTGGGGTGCGTGATGCTGCCAGAAGAGGTGTCGCAGCCGGACAAGCTCACTCAGTCTGGGATGCCGACTTCTTCATTGCCAGTACACTCTGGAAGCGCCGGTACCTCTCGAGTAAGAGGTGACTCACCCTATCAGCGCGCCTCGGATGAGATACCTTCGCGGAAGCAGCAATcgacgccgcggcgccgtggGCCTGCCAATCTGATGATTTCTGTCGGCACAAGCTCGTCAGCAGAGGTCGGGGGCGCTAGCCCATGTAGTGCCTCCACCGGCGGTGCTGACGGGAATACGATCgcccaacagcagcacagtgAAAATAACTCGTCGGCGCTCAACAGCTCGGTGGATAAGCGGCTAACCACAACTGCAGCGTTGGTGAGCCACCGGCACACCCCGACGTCTTCTGTAAGCTGGCCCCGTGATGCAGTTGTGCTTTCGCCTTTCAGCCGAGGCGCAACACCATCTTTTCACCCCCATCAGCGAGTCGTCGTAGAGCCACCGGTCGAGTCGATACCAGTGATGCCATCGAAGACCTCTCCCGCAACCATCCCTACACCTCGCCAAGCCGGCGATAGTACACAGGATGGCGTAGCAGCTGACAGCGCTAGTGAAACTCGAGGCTCGtgggcgtcgccgccgcggccgctcGCGTTCGCACAGCACCAGCACTCCGAGAAAGGTTTCATCGACTCGCAGTCGACTGGGACGCCACAtcaacagccgcagccactgcacccaccaccgccgatgCCCTCATCACCGAAGGTGCTAAAGTCACCTGCGATGTTTGGTGTCATCGACCTCTCCTACAGCCGGGTAGACGCGAGCGGCTCGAAGATGACAAAGTCAATGTCGaccggtgccgccgctaTCGGCGCGAACACGGTGGCAACGACGCTCACACCGGCGAGGACGTCTTCGAGAGCACCAGGAGTGATCAATGCGCGCGTCCCCGTTTCCTCACttccgagcagcagcagcaacacatCTGTTATATCCGATCACCACGCCGATCCAACATCAGCCGCGACGTCGTCTTcctcgacgacggcgacaggCACGGCAGCCGCACAACAACATGGCAGAAGCCCCGGCAGCGATTTTACGGCACGCTACGGTACAGCCATTGTGCGCATGGGTCACAGCACAGGCCGGACagacagcagctgctcggctTCGCACTGCACGCCAAGTCGTAGCCGCGATGCGGCGACCGCCACTGCACCAACAACGGCGCCCACGACTCCAGGGTATTCGCCATGTCGGGATACCCAGACCCCGGCGCACACAGGTACCATCATGTCCCAGCGCGGGACTTTATGCGCACCTCTCTCACTGCCTCCAGCGAAGAGCGACGATGATGCCGACAAGAcggagcaacagcagcagcgccatgtaGTGGAGTCTCAGAAGTGCATCACGAGTGCTGCGCCGAAGGCCCTGGTGGCTGCACGAGTGCGAAAGTCAGCTGCAGCATTCCCTATCGCCTCTGTCGACACGGTGCGCAAGTCGGAGCGTCCGACGCAGGCACTGATGCTGACGCCCGACACTGTGCTTCCAGTCGCGGTGCCGGAGGATGGGGCCCGGTacagctccagcgccgccaccaccgccacgcgaAGCAGCTCCAACAGCCGCGTACATCCGTCGTTCTCGAGATCGTTACCCAGGTCGACGATCGCCATGATCATGACAGCACGCAAGTCTGGTtccgctggtgctgcagctaGCGGTACTGGACGCCTGGAGAGGGTACGTGCCGTAAAGAGCGCCACCAGTGTACCGCCACGCAACGTAGCTGCACATGAGCGCGGACCGAGCGAGAAGTTGACTGCCACTTTTCCCGGCAGAAGCGCTTTTGCTGGTAACGTAGCTGCCCAGTCAAGTGCCTTTGCCTCCACCGTGAACATCGGTGTCTTAGctggcgcgcgtggcgctcaCGTGCGTCAGCACATGAATGTGAGCTCTGCAGCGACGAGCTCAGTTTTCAGCGATGTGCCAGGAGCGTCTCCAGCGTTCGAGAGTTTCTCCTTTGTATCCGGCCGCACTCAAATGCAGCGCTATATCGACCAGTGGCGCGACCGCTATGAGGAGGACAAGAGCGCGTACAAGGAGGGAGGCTATCTCACCGTGATCCCGGGCCGCATCGTTCACTCGCGGTACGTGCTGATTCAGAAGCTTGGCTGGGGCGAGTTCAGCACGGTATGGCTAGGCTACGACACAAAGCACGCTACCATGGGTCGCGGCCTGTCGCAGGCCTTTGTCGCCGTCAAGATCGCCAAGTGTCGCTCCAGCGTTCAGGAGGCGACGCGCTACGAGGTGAGCTTGCTGCGCTATCTTGAGGCGCGGCTCCCGCGGCATGCCGCCATCACAAACATCATCGACTGCTTCGACGTGCGCGGAGAGTTTGGCATGCACACTTGCATGGTCATCCCCCTCTGTGGACCCAACCTTCTTTCTATCATTGAACGCATGAAGGCGGACCGCAGCCGACGCACGGCCGACGACCTGCGCATGATTAAGGAGATCGTTGTCTCGGTCCTCATCTCGCTACATGAGCTGAGCGAGCTGAATGTCGTGCACACCGACATCAAGCCGGAAAACGTGCTGTGCTCGGCGGTGGACTCAAAGTTGGTTAGTTCAATGGAGAAGTTCTGTAGCTACAATCAGGAGCGGAGTCACATGATCAGCCTCGTGGAATTCAAGGAGTCGATGGCGCAGCAGACGACGGACCGCCTGGTGTGCCTTGCTGACTTTGGCttgtcggcgctgctggagccgCCGAGCTCTGCACCGTTCTGGATGTCTATGTGCGGTAATGTCGATGCCTCACTGCTGGCGCCACTCATGCGCTGCAAAAAGAACTTCCCAGTGACGCGGTCCGGCGTCATGGACAACCAGCGCGGCACGCTCATCCAGACTCGTGAGTACCGCGCACCGGAGGTGTTGCTAGGGCTCGATTTCACCTGCGCGACGGACGTGTGGAGCGTGGGGTGTATGACGTTTGAGCTCATCACCGGGAGATTTCTGATGGATCCGAAGAGGTCGAGTGGTCCGCGTGATATGGACATTGAGCATCTCGCCATGATGATGCAGCTCCTCGGACCGCTACCGTCCGAGATCACAGACATTCGTGTGCGCAACAACGACTACTACGATGCGGTCGTGCAAGGGACGCCGGTGCCGAAGAGCGGGCTTCGGCCGCCACCAGAGTATCTGCACCGCTTTGTGGACCGGAACGGTAACTTTATCTACGCCTCGCGCTACCACTCCTACCCGCGCCGAAACTTGGAGTTGGAGCTGGAGCCGTACCTCAGCTTCCAAGAGGCGCGCCTGGCGGCCAGCTTTATCTTATCATGCTTGCACTCGTACGACCCAAAGCAGCGACCCTCGGCTAAGAAGCTACTCGGTCACCAGTGGCTCCACGGCGTTGGTGTCGCATCCAAGGGGAAGACGTCGTCGAGGTAG